A window from Marinagarivorans cellulosilyticus encodes these proteins:
- a CDS encoding tetratricopeptide repeat protein yields the protein MSARLWWALMLCTICSTATAKEEPLSSVADLRYGVALYHYYQDQHFLALSDLLVAEEQGGIKGHGDNPEIMMGGFYMAYGLERTASDIFERLLDSNRPQKTRDAAWLYLAKMRYLRGDLAATHEALEHISETPVGAAVEELESLKVNLFIKENRLEEARAIVEKVSLREDRAPYLYFNMAGAYARNQNYEQAVAFYNRITQMRQRSEAHLSLYDKAMTAAGFAHLYNQQNDLAVQQFKQVRLDGPYSNRALLGFGWAQVEGENYQAALTPWQALSKRTLIDENTQEAMVAIPYAYEQMDLKPAALQKYREAEASFESEIATLDIYMQELRGDAMLEALNIDPSEDINWLDYAQSSNLAPQLTYLTELFSRNTFRGLIQELRDLLDLKRRLVEWQGRMNFYNDMLVEREANRLAEMDFMAQQEAYSRLIALNAERADIFSYLAAVEQSNDFTALLQGDELSRLERIERAERNISLLEAAGEDVTEAKEKVRRHRGLLEWQSGQFFAERLWRGRKTLAELDQNIQSASKAQDRIQSQVANGNDLAPYRARIDDSRARIDVQLEQVHSEIQNAQEVLRGEVANALDDQRTRLRYYLAQSRLAIARLLDEADGEDY from the coding sequence ATGAGTGCACGCCTCTGGTGGGCGTTGATGTTATGCACTATTTGTTCAACTGCCACAGCTAAAGAAGAACCCTTGAGCTCCGTCGCTGACCTGCGTTACGGGGTTGCTTTGTATCACTACTATCAGGATCAGCACTTCTTAGCCTTAAGCGACCTATTGGTTGCCGAGGAGCAAGGAGGTATTAAAGGCCACGGCGATAACCCCGAAATTATGATGGGGGGGTTCTATATGGCCTATGGTCTTGAGCGTACTGCTAGTGATATTTTTGAGCGCCTACTCGACTCCAATCGGCCACAAAAAACACGCGATGCCGCGTGGTTGTACTTGGCGAAAATGCGTTATCTTCGCGGTGATCTGGCGGCGACTCACGAAGCGCTAGAGCATATTAGTGAAACCCCAGTAGGCGCTGCCGTCGAAGAGCTCGAGTCGTTAAAGGTTAATTTGTTTATCAAAGAAAACCGCCTAGAAGAGGCCCGAGCAATTGTTGAAAAGGTTAGCCTCCGTGAAGATCGGGCACCTTATTTATATTTTAATATGGCCGGTGCCTATGCTCGCAATCAAAACTACGAGCAAGCCGTTGCGTTTTATAACCGTATTACGCAAATGCGTCAGCGTTCTGAGGCTCATTTAAGTTTGTACGATAAAGCGATGACTGCAGCCGGCTTTGCACACTTATATAACCAGCAAAATGATTTAGCCGTACAGCAGTTTAAGCAAGTGCGCCTTGATGGTCCGTATTCTAATCGGGCACTTTTAGGTTTTGGTTGGGCACAAGTGGAAGGTGAGAACTACCAAGCGGCACTGACGCCTTGGCAGGCGCTATCAAAGCGAACGCTCATTGATGAAAATACGCAAGAAGCGATGGTTGCCATTCCTTATGCTTACGAACAAATGGATTTAAAACCTGCGGCCTTACAAAAATACCGTGAGGCTGAAGCAAGTTTCGAATCCGAAATAGCAACCCTTGATATTTATATGCAAGAGCTGCGCGGCGATGCCATGCTTGAAGCCCTAAATATCGACCCGTCAGAAGATATCAATTGGCTGGATTATGCGCAAAGCAGCAATTTAGCGCCACAGCTTACCTATTTAACCGAGCTTTTCTCTCGCAATACCTTTCGTGGCTTGATTCAAGAACTGCGCGACTTGTTAGATTTAAAGCGCCGCTTAGTCGAGTGGCAGGGGCGTATGAATTTTTATAACGATATGCTCGTTGAGCGCGAAGCAAACCGTTTAGCAGAAATGGATTTTATGGCACAACAGGAAGCCTATTCTCGGCTAATTGCGCTAAATGCTGAGCGCGCAGATATTTTTAGTTACCTTGCGGCTGTTGAACAAAGCAATGATTTTACTGCGTTACTGCAGGGCGATGAGTTATCTCGTTTGGAGCGCATAGAGCGAGCAGAGCGTAACATTTCTTTGCTAGAGGCCGCCGGAGAAGATGTTACAGAAGCGAAAGAAAAAGTGCGTCGTCACCGTGGGCTATTGGAGTGGCAGTCGGGCCAGTTTTTTGCTGAGCGGCTGTGGCGTGGCAGAAAAACGCTGGCCGAGCTAGATCAAAATATTCAAAGCGCGAGTAAAGCGCAAGATCGTATTCAAAGCCAAGTGGCTAACGGCAACGACTTAGCGCCTTACCGTGCTCGGATCGATGATTCACGCGCGCGCATTGATGTGCAGTTAGAGCAAGTTCACAGTGAAATACAAAACGCCCAAGAGGTACTGCGCGGTGAGGTGGCTAATGCGCTTGACGATCAGCGTACCCGGCTGCGTTATTACTTGGCGCAAAGTCGTTTAGCGATAGCGCGCTTACTGGATGAAGCTGACGGGGAGGATTATTAA
- a CDS encoding tetratricopeptide repeat protein, translating into MNIASSRMGLPLFRSSLIALAVCIAGAGCSSFKHQITDLGPTLADLPEAEIPVVLEPVAVVSREEIEAMYRSALSVAEDAELRHQIQIRLADIAMARNEDAQITSETGGVFFSDTIDMYDQLIQLQAAQAGVADERLLYRVSKAYALDARMGESDARLAALVAANPDSPFAAEAQFRRAELAFGQQEYRQAYDLYSAVVEFGEETPFFLNAVYMQGWSLFKQDRYHQSLVPFGTVMDKLLPPGIATGDLSDSQKSLLADTLKVMGFSFSYLDGPDTIAEFADTHGEREYQHLIYRQLGDLYLDKKRYRDAANTYSAFVSRYPESQFSPELTVKTIDVYLKGNFPKDVLPAKEAYVQRFGLTSAYWQNRTPEQRATYSATLETYLDEVSSYYHAEAQALVAANKKYRAGALKKAPDAAEPYFLKAAGFYGEILKTFPENTRKAELTFLMAEALHDAGNLNDAVTAYEQVAYEFLDEQRGATAGYAAILTLDRMLKEYEGTAQQTDEALLALQTHRINSAISFADYYPADERAVAVLTNAAERLYREGDKEQAIVVATRLTKWQPTQSLALQKTAWLVLAHSQFELEAYEPAEAAYRHLLTIVTETDKDRGQVLDRIAASMYKRAEKEIAVGAKSQGVNRLLSIALIAPQTELAVNGQYDAANYLIEMKDWTRAERVLIDFQQRFPSNKLAKTIPPKLAVIYQETQQWDKAAEQLVIMSSSDADPETRRSALYLSAELYHKSGNGPLAEKTYEDYIKRYPVPFDLALEARVQLMAMAEKRGSIRTQERWMNELIKVDAKAGANRNARSTYLAAQSASYFAGKDLKAFESIKLRAPIKKTLKAKRKAMDRTLKSYKTVIDYGVAEFATEANHRIGEVYANLYQELLDSERPKGLDELTMEQYEIMLEEQAYPFKGKAVDMLVINAERSWGGFYDKWVKQSFDALEELLPARYGKKESIVEVSKGVH; encoded by the coding sequence ATGAATATTGCCTCTTCGCGAATGGGGTTGCCGTTGTTTCGCAGCTCTTTAATAGCTTTGGCAGTGTGTATTGCTGGTGCCGGTTGTAGCTCTTTTAAGCATCAAATTACCGATTTAGGGCCGACCCTGGCCGATTTGCCCGAAGCCGAAATTCCTGTAGTGCTTGAGCCTGTAGCTGTTGTGTCGCGAGAAGAAATTGAAGCGATGTACCGCTCGGCATTAAGCGTGGCAGAAGACGCCGAACTACGTCACCAAATACAAATACGATTGGCTGATATTGCTATGGCGCGCAACGAAGACGCGCAAATCACCAGTGAAACAGGTGGGGTTTTCTTTAGCGATACCATCGATATGTACGATCAGCTGATTCAATTGCAAGCGGCGCAAGCCGGTGTTGCTGACGAGCGTTTGCTGTACCGAGTGTCTAAAGCTTATGCGCTTGATGCTCGCATGGGGGAATCAGATGCGCGCTTGGCGGCGTTGGTGGCTGCTAACCCGGATTCTCCCTTTGCGGCGGAGGCACAATTTCGTCGCGCAGAGCTAGCTTTTGGCCAGCAGGAGTATCGCCAAGCGTACGACTTGTATTCAGCGGTGGTTGAGTTTGGTGAGGAGACGCCATTTTTCCTTAACGCGGTCTATATGCAAGGTTGGTCGCTATTTAAGCAGGATAGGTATCATCAATCGCTGGTGCCGTTTGGTACGGTGATGGATAAACTGTTGCCGCCAGGTATTGCGACAGGGGACTTGAGTGATTCGCAAAAGAGCTTACTGGCCGATACGCTTAAAGTCATGGGCTTCTCTTTTTCTTATTTAGATGGCCCTGACACCATTGCAGAATTTGCCGACACCCATGGCGAGCGTGAATATCAGCACTTAATTTATCGCCAGCTGGGTGATTTATACTTAGATAAAAAGCGCTATCGCGATGCGGCGAATACTTATTCAGCTTTTGTTAGCCGCTACCCAGAAAGCCAATTTAGCCCTGAACTAACCGTTAAAACCATCGATGTTTACCTTAAAGGCAACTTCCCTAAAGATGTTTTGCCGGCCAAGGAAGCTTATGTTCAACGCTTTGGCTTAACGTCAGCATACTGGCAAAATCGAACGCCGGAACAGCGCGCTACTTATTCAGCTACTTTAGAAACTTATTTAGACGAAGTGTCTAGTTATTATCACGCTGAAGCGCAAGCCTTAGTTGCTGCCAATAAAAAGTATCGTGCAGGGGCATTAAAAAAAGCGCCAGATGCAGCAGAGCCTTACTTTCTTAAAGCGGCAGGGTTTTATGGCGAAATCTTAAAGACCTTCCCAGAAAATACTCGCAAGGCTGAGCTGACTTTCTTAATGGCCGAAGCACTGCATGATGCGGGTAACTTAAACGATGCCGTTACCGCCTACGAGCAAGTCGCTTATGAATTCCTTGATGAGCAGCGAGGCGCTACGGCCGGTTATGCTGCCATATTGACTTTGGATCGTATGCTTAAAGAATACGAGGGTACGGCACAACAAACTGACGAAGCATTGTTGGCGCTGCAAACCCATCGCATTAACAGTGCAATTAGCTTTGCCGATTATTATCCTGCAGACGAGCGTGCGGTTGCTGTATTAACCAACGCGGCAGAGCGCTTGTATCGCGAGGGCGACAAAGAGCAAGCTATTGTAGTGGCTACGCGACTAACTAAATGGCAGCCAACGCAATCATTAGCGCTGCAAAAAACGGCGTGGCTAGTACTGGCGCACAGTCAATTTGAGCTAGAAGCCTATGAGCCAGCTGAAGCGGCTTACAGACACCTGTTAACTATTGTTACTGAAACCGACAAAGATCGCGGCCAGGTTTTGGATAGAATTGCAGCCAGTATGTATAAGCGTGCAGAGAAGGAAATTGCCGTAGGGGCCAAATCTCAAGGGGTTAACCGCTTGTTGAGTATTGCACTCATCGCACCGCAAACTGAGCTGGCTGTGAACGGCCAATATGATGCGGCGAATTACTTAATTGAGATGAAAGACTGGACGCGTGCCGAGCGTGTGTTAATCGATTTTCAGCAGCGTTTTCCTAGCAATAAGCTCGCTAAAACAATTCCGCCTAAGCTGGCTGTCATCTATCAAGAGACTCAGCAGTGGGATAAGGCCGCCGAGCAGCTCGTGATTATGTCGAGTAGCGACGCCGACCCCGAAACCCGAAGAAGTGCGCTATACCTTTCGGCAGAGCTTTATCATAAGTCCGGTAACGGGCCGTTAGCTGAGAAAACCTACGAAGATTACATTAAGCGTTATCCAGTGCCTTTTGATTTAGCATTGGAAGCGCGCGTGCAATTAATGGCTATGGCTGAAAAACGTGGCTCAATTCGCACCCAGGAACGCTGGATGAACGAGTTAATTAAGGTGGATGCTAAAGCGGGCGCTAATCGTAATGCTCGCTCAACTTACCTAGCGGCGCAATCGGCCAGTTATTTTGCGGGTAAAGATTTGAAAGCTTTTGAATCGATAAAGCTGCGAGCCCCGATTAAAAAAACACTTAAAGCGAAGCGCAAGGCAATGGATCGCACGCTAAAGAGCTACAAAACAGTGATTGACTACGGCGTTGCAGAATTTGCTACCGAGGCTAATCACCGTATCGGTGAAGTGTACGCTAACCTTTACCAAGAGCTGCTCGACTCTGAGCGCCCTAAAGGGTTGGATGAATTAACCATGGAGCAATATGAAATCATGCTTGAAGAACAAGCTTACCCCTTTAAAGGTAAGGCTGTTGATATGCTCGTAATTAACGCTGAGCGCTCATGGGGTGGTTTTTATGATAAATGGGTTAAGCAAAGCTTTGACGCATTGGAAGAGCTACTGCCGGCACGTTATGGCAAAAAAGAAAGTATTGTTGAGGTTAGTAAAGGTGTGCACTAA